AGCTAGTCCGAGGAGCCTCCTTTCTCTCCCGTAAGTTGTTTCTAGCAATTTCTTCCTCCTTTCTTCTTATCTGTCTCTTCTGTCTTTTTCTTTACTTAGAACCCTTTCTTCCTTGGCCCGTCTAACTTCACCCCGTCCACATATTATCCTTACCTTTTCTCTTCCATGGGTAGATTTGCTTACCTAGTAGACACCCCAAAATGTATAGAGAGCTTTAAAGCTCGATATCGAATCCCACTAGGGGTTTCTATTAGGTATTGCAAAAAGGGGAGTGGCATACCATGAAGCAGGAGGGAGAAGTAGTAATCCCCATGGTTGTTTTAATAGAGGGAGGGATGAGAATCCCTATGGATAGAGTTATTAGGGATTATTTAATAGCTCATTGGCTTTCCCCCACCAAGTGTGCCCccaatatttttagaattttaggtaGTGTAGACGCCCTCAATGAGAGGATGGATGTGAacctcactcaccacgacgtcaATTGGATTTACAACCGTCACCACTTAAAAGGGCAGGGGTACTACTTAAAAACTAGGGTTCTTGAGGTCAGGCTCATTTCGTGCCTCCCTgagtccaacaaaggcatgaataAAGATTACCTAATTGTCTCAGGGGAGTGGCACGATGACCTTCATTGTCTAACGAGAGAAGGGACACCAAATGGGGTTCTTAGGTCTAGGTTTATTGTTCTAATAACACCCATTTTCCTTAATAACATCCTTCGTACCCATTTCTTCTATTTGtacttgtaatttaattttcctttgatttgTGCTGCTTTTTTAATAGTGTTTTTCTAATTTTGATGGTTTTGCAAATCAGTACTCCGTTGTCCCGAACATAAATCTTGTCAACTAGCTAGATTTGAACAAAGTACTTAAGGCTGAGGTCTTTGTCCACAGGGATGGGCAACTAAGAGCAGCTCatcttgaatatatataaaaaaaaaaaaaagagcagcTCATCTCATTCTTGACTACGATCTAATATTATCTAGCTTTCAGGCGCCCAAGTGCGTGATCAAGACCAAAGATCGGCGTCTACATCTGATAAACGTCACCATACTGGGTTTCCTTAATCCAGACCCCATTCCAGAAGGTGTATAGCAGGTAGAGCTACCCTTCCAATTCACAGTCGAGGAGGAAGCAACTCCCTCCCACCTAGTAGTCAAAGAAGAAGGAGTGGTTGAAGTCTCAGACTGAGGACGACTTCAAGGTCTTCAACCAGCCCCACTCTCCAGAAATTCCAGTTGGTGACTTCAACCATCTTCCTCCAACTCAAGTAAGCCATACCCAAGTTCATAATACtaaacaaattttcattaaattagaTGTTATCTTTTCtgaattaattataataaattaaataagtcaattaaaaatttctctaattaatttttaattaattaaatatatcagattttttttttttttgcaatttttttttcgcATACTACAGAATAGCTActagttttaaaatataattgtacatTGTTGGGCTATAAAGGCCACATATTCAAGGGACTTGTTAAACCATGAGCCATGAGTCTCTTCAAGCTTCAATTAGAGGTCCTATAAATGTGCCCACAAAGAAGCTCCAACAtagttcttttatttatttatttttattttatacaagatagaatttctactctaacctaatctaagtgtatatgtgtgtgaaactccctcttggagacttgaaccccgacccttgcccctccccacactccacaagcatttatacttgtgcaGTGGTACTCCTACATAGTTCTTAATAGTGCTAGAAAGTTCCAAAGAACCCAAtaatctcaaaacaaaaaacggGGCCTAGACTACACTAGAATCCTCTTAGTCATCTTTATAAATACCCAACCCATCAAATCCTTCAACCATcgaaaaaatttcaacaaaaatctGAATCTGAAGTTATTCACAACAACGTCAAAAGTTCAAAAATGTCGATGATTCCAAGCTTCTTCGATGGCCAACATAGCAATATCTTCTACCCATTTTCTCTAAACGTATGAGACCCATTCAAGGATTTCCCAACCCAAATTTCCAAAGAGAATTCTGCTTTTGTCAACACTCGTATTGATTGGAAAGAGACCCTAAAAGCTCACGTGTTGAAGGCCGATCTTCCTGGGCTAAACAAGGAGGAAGTGAAAGTCGAGGTCGAAGATGACAGAGTGGTTCGGATTAGTGGagagaggaagatagagaaggaAGACAAGAATGACACGTTGCATCATGTCGAGTGGAGCAGTGGCAAGTTTGTGAGGAGTTTTAGGTTGCCGAAGAATGTGAAGATGGATCAGATCAAGGCTGCTATGGAGAATGGGTTCTCACTGTTATGGTTCCTAAAGTGGAGGTGAAGAAACCTGATGTCAAGGCCATTGAAATCTCTGGttgattttgtttgtgtgtgtgtgtgtgtgtgtgtgaatgtgtATTGTACTATTGTGTATGCGCTTTTGGGAAACATGATTAATCTCAGCTGTGAATGTTGTGTGCGCGAAGTGTTTGCTTAAAATATCGATGCAAATAATACTTTTTGGCTAATTTTTATGATGCTCAGGTATTTATGATTGTTATTTACTTCTTTTGTGAAATTTCAGTTTCAGTGTATTCCCCCCCGAGAGGAAGGGCTCTTTGGTGCTGTAtattaaacaatagtttttagtatttaataatatatttttatatattttattatttacacttatttttaaagaaatacaaATAACATGACTAAAACAACCTTACTAAACtgacaattaaaaatatttttcaaaaaatattactCAATTGATAGGATTTTTAAGACTGCATTTTTTGGCACTTAATAGACATTAACAGGACGATTAAAGattgaataaattttgaaatttaagcactgaattgagttttttttttttttgagaaacgaaTTGAGTTTTTGGTAAAGCTAAAtggaaaaatttataatttgggCCTAACATTTAAGAACGGTTAATTGCATTTTGagttcataaatttttgttgagCTTCTCAACTGTAAGTGTTATGGGCTTATGGCTGACAAATCCGAGTTCCAATTACTGGAATTCAAGTTGGAAGCCCACAAATATGCACTAAACAAAATATGACTCTTTAACCAAGAAAGAAGAAACTTGATGCAATACAATGTAGTTAAAGAAGAAACTTTATGCAGTACAATATTAAAccgagaggatagaaaataaataagaaatattaaacCGTGAGgatagaaaacaaataaaaaattggatgatagaaaatattttagtttttttattttggatatttGGTTAAGAGTGAAAAGTGAaaggatggaaaaaaataaatttatataaatttactcataagcttttattaaaaattgatgctcaattaaaaaaaaatgtagcaaaaaaaaaatcacttgaaaaagaaaaatcatgccAATGAATaaagctaaaagttaaaaaaaattcaaatagaattaaaaaaaaaaaaccacaagaaaatattgcaaaaaaatctAGTAGATGCCTAGCACGTAGGAGGAAAATGGATAGTTTTGTCATTGCTtgcaactattcctctctcttctattttctcCTTAAATTGGAGAGATAGAATTTTGGTGGGCCAAGGGAAAAACACCTGAGCCCActaattttccatcctctctatTTCTACGATCAAACacctataaaattatttttctctccacttttctatcttcaattttccatccttcttGTTTTACTCAACCAAATAGACCCTTACACCCACCAAAAATATAGAAAGCAAATAGAAAGGTTTTATTGAATAGAGGAATGTAAGAATGGATGTAAGATACCCCAATTCGATTGATTGTaggatgtgtgtgggtgtgtgataaGTTTCATATCGGGTATTTACTGAGTAGATATGagttttattaacaactacaaggagtcttaattgtgattaatttttttgaagtataGCGCAGATATAACTAGTGCTTTTTGGCCTTTTCCTCGAGTCGTTACAAGTGAGCTTCCAAATAGCTTCTAAGTGATGGTTTAAGAGTACTCATAACAAGTGGGCTATTTTTAATGCTAAAGAGGAATACTTGAATGGAGATACAATTTGTGGTGGaaactatccaaaaaaaatttgggctaGTTGGAAAGCAATGTAACTATCCCTTAGTGGCATGGAAGAAGATCACCAGGCCTAAATAGGAAGGAAGGAGTTTTGGACCTTCATATGACTTAAGCTTAATTTAGGCTTTGACAAGTTAAATTACGTTCAATTCAATAGGACAATTCTTTGTAGTTCCAATTGACTCTTCTTgcctaaccttttttttttttttctcatcttaCAACTTTAGAGTAACACTTATCCTTGGTAGATGGAGCGCACCTAGCAGTCATTGCATTGGTATGTAGCCCtctaagtgtgtgtttgtgtagtAAACGCGGCAAGCGTTTTGCGTTTTTCTGCGGGTCTTGTGCACTGTTTACAAACTCACAAGACAGAAAACACAGCAAGAAGCAATAAATCTGAGCCCCTCGAGCACtatttatagtttaaaaattattttgctacagtgctttcaacaataagttttcagttttcagcaacaagcggtatccaaacagaccctaagtgtatgtttgattccaaattaaaaagccagcttattttattattcagtttatttttgctactatttatggattctgctacactttttggtactattcatggattctactgtactatttcaactaactttaaCCTTTATTTaaagtactttcagtaaaaaaaattcagtttcagcaaaataatcATATGAAGATCATCCTAGTAAGCACAAGTTAACCTTATCCATTTCATTATGTGAAAGTACTTTAATAATTAAGGGTTCGAAACTTTGACAAGACATCCCTATTCACTTATCATGTGAAGTTATGAATGCACTTCAATTGGtcattgtataaaaataaatttgaataataagtataaaaataaatatcatgtaTGAGATGGTTATTGTCTTTTCTTAGTACTTTTGAACTTTAGGTATTGAACAATGAATTCCAACAATGATTTcgtttgaaaaattattaattctaattctaattctaattttaatagagagagaaagaataaattttttgaaagatttgaaattgttaatttttgtcacaagctcaaatctaatatatattttttaattagaattttagagttacaaaataatgttaaaacataacaatttaaactaattagatcattcttttcttaataaagCAACCCAAGTTCATAACACTAACcaaattttcattatattagatgttatcttttattaattaattaaacaagtCATTTTTCACAaatgatctaattaattaaatatatatcatatattattttttttccaattttttcccGCGTATTTCAGGGTAGCTACTAGTTCTACAATATAATCATATTTTTGGGCTATAAAGGCCACATATTCAAGGGACTTGTTAAACCATGGGCCAGTAGTCTCTTCAAGCTTGAATTAGGTCCATAAAAGTGCCCGCACAAAGTAGCTTCTACATAGTTCACAATAGTCCTAGAAAGTTCCAAAGAACCCACaaatctcaaaacaaaaaacagggCCTAGACTATACTAGAATCCTCTTAGTCATCTTTATAAATACCCAACCCACCAAATCCTTCAACCATCGAAAGAAATTCAGCAAAAATCTGAAGTTATTTGCAACAACATCAAAGTTCAAAAATGTCGATGATTCCAAGCTTCTTCAGTGGCCAACGCAGCAATACCTTCGACCTATTTTCTCTAAATGTATGGGACCCATTCAAGGATTTCCCAACTCAATTTTCCAAAGAGAATTCTGCTTTTGTCAACACTCGTATTGATTGGAAAGAGACCCTAGAAGCTCACGTGTTGAAGGCCGATCTTCCTAGGCTAAAGAAGGAGGAAGTGAAAGTAGAGGTCGAAGATGACAGAGTGGTTCGGATTAGTGGagagaggaagatagagaaggaAGACAAGAATGACACGTGGCATCGTGTCGAGCGGAGCAGTGGCAAGTTTGTGAGGAGTTTCAGGTTGCCGGAGAATGTGAAGATGGATCAGATTAAGGCTGCGATGGAGAATGGGGTTCTCACTATTACTGTTCCCAAAG
This portion of the Castanea sativa cultivar Marrone di Chiusa Pesio chromosome 7, ASM4071231v1 genome encodes:
- the LOC142643616 gene encoding 17.5 kDa class I heat shock protein-like, with the translated sequence MSMIPSFFSGQRSNTFDLFSLNVWDPFKDFPTQFSKENSAFVNTRIDWKETLEAHVLKADLPRLKKEEVKVEVEDDRVVRISGERKIEKEDKNDTWHRVERSSGKFVRSFRLPENVKMDQIKAAMENGVLTITVPKVEVKKPDVKAIEISG